The following proteins come from a genomic window of Paenibacillus sp. CAA11:
- a CDS encoding amidase family protein, whose protein sequence is MVGKPLKLKFICSTLMTGALLLSVPFTTYAASLPWEAPAAQPESPVTVKQAVTLMNEASELAGSKVRFSLDAANPVTRENLAVMLGKSLGLPDVKEPFTDVPDHNAAAGAIGALYEKQIMKGISDTLFAPAANVTQQQTALIAERVYEYLKPFELNEATIADIQQAVSQGKLTYKELTQMYLDRISKYDDQGVKLSAVISLNPKALEEAEKKDQERKENGVRGPLHGIPILVKDNYATADMPTTAGCLCLKDSVPSQDAEMIRKLKEAGAIILGKTNLDEFASGIDGASSLGGQTLNPYALDHSPGGSSAGTGAAIASNFALGGFGTDTGGSIRIPSSYNSLVGIRPTVGLTSRDGIIPLALTQDTGGPMSRTVTDAAILLDATAGYDPEDVATAYGIGHRPASYTTYLDKDGLKGARIGVATELFGTDSGAQPVTDLVNAAVKDLSKLGATTVPIAIPNLDEIMAYPSLSNYEFKFQLNDYLAKYEPDAPYHSLTEIINSGQFYKPLESSLKARDARDLGSEEYKDIVLKRTKLTRDALLKVMADHNLDAIVYPSTVQASLPIGESSKAGNNNRLSPFSGFPAISVPAGFTPDGLAAGIEFLGRSYDEPTLIKFAYAYEQGTHHRKPPALLP, encoded by the coding sequence ATGGTTGGAAAGCCGCTGAAACTTAAATTCATATGCTCTACGCTCATGACAGGTGCTTTGCTTCTATCTGTTCCTTTCACTACATATGCAGCGTCGCTGCCTTGGGAGGCTCCGGCTGCTCAGCCCGAAAGCCCTGTCACCGTCAAGCAAGCGGTCACGCTGATGAATGAAGCGAGCGAGCTTGCGGGGAGCAAGGTAAGGTTTAGTCTGGATGCTGCGAACCCTGTTACACGTGAGAACCTGGCCGTGATGCTGGGGAAATCGCTCGGTCTGCCTGATGTCAAGGAACCCTTCACCGATGTGCCGGACCATAATGCCGCAGCTGGAGCTATCGGCGCTCTGTATGAGAAGCAAATTATGAAGGGCATCAGCGATACATTGTTCGCCCCGGCGGCGAATGTAACTCAGCAGCAGACGGCTCTCATCGCTGAGCGTGTGTACGAGTATTTGAAGCCTTTCGAGCTGAATGAAGCGACGATCGCGGATATTCAGCAGGCGGTTAGCCAAGGGAAGCTCACTTATAAGGAGCTGACGCAGATGTACCTCGATCGGATCAGCAAGTATGATGATCAAGGCGTCAAGCTCAGTGCGGTCATCAGTCTCAACCCGAAGGCGCTGGAGGAGGCGGAGAAGAAGGATCAAGAGCGCAAAGAGAACGGTGTGCGCGGTCCGCTTCACGGAATTCCTATTCTCGTTAAGGATAATTACGCTACTGCAGATATGCCGACTACGGCGGGGTGTCTGTGTCTGAAAGACTCTGTCCCTAGTCAGGATGCGGAGATGATCCGCAAGCTGAAGGAAGCCGGGGCGATTATTCTGGGGAAGACCAATCTGGATGAGTTCGCTTCCGGAATTGACGGAGCCAGCTCACTCGGCGGACAGACGCTGAATCCCTATGCGCTTGACCATAGTCCTGGCGGCTCCAGTGCCGGAACCGGTGCGGCCATTGCCTCCAATTTCGCCCTTGGCGGCTTTGGGACCGATACCGGGGGATCGATCCGTATCCCGTCCTCCTATAACAGCTTGGTTGGTATTCGGCCAACTGTTGGCTTGACCAGCCGTGACGGGATCATTCCGCTGGCTCTGACGCAGGATACCGGCGGTCCCATGTCTCGCACCGTGACGGATGCCGCTATACTGCTCGATGCGACAGCCGGATATGACCCCGAAGATGTTGCCACGGCCTACGGCATAGGGCACCGGCCTGCGAGCTATACGACCTACCTCGATAAGGATGGGCTGAAGGGAGCGAGAATTGGGGTGGCCACTGAGCTGTTTGGAACAGACAGCGGGGCTCAGCCGGTAACCGATCTGGTGAATGCCGCGGTGAAGGACCTGTCGAAGCTTGGAGCGACTACGGTGCCCATTGCGATCCCTAATCTCGATGAGATCATGGCTTATCCTAGCCTTAGCAACTACGAATTTAAGTTCCAGCTTAACGACTATTTGGCAAAGTATGAACCCGATGCGCCTTACCATTCGCTTACCGAAATTATTAATTCCGGCCAGTTCTACAAGCCGCTTGAAAGTTCGCTTAAAGCCAGGGATGCCCGTGACCTTGGCTCTGAAGAGTACAAGGACATTGTCCTTAAGCGAACAAAGCTGACCAGAGATGCCCTGTTAAAGGTGATGGCCGACCATAACCTGGACGCCATTGTGTATCCTTCGACGGTCCAAGCAAGCTTGCCTATTGGCGAATCCTCCAAGGCGGGGAACAATAATCGGCTAAGCCCATTCTCCGGCTTCCCGGCCATCTCTGTTCCGGCGGGCTTCACACCGGATGGGCTTGCCGCAGGCATCGAATTCCTCGGCCGTTCCTATGATGAACCGACACTCATTAAGTTCGCCTATGCTTATGAGCAGGGAACGCACCATCGTAAGCCGCCGGCACTGCTGCCATAA
- a CDS encoding LysR family transcriptional regulator has translation MDLRAIRTFQRIVETGSFMRAADDLNYAQSTVTMQIQKLESELGAVLLERGKQQLRLTEAGRLFYTQSLQIAKEVTKLTQSIQELQTGISGDIRLGVTEPTGSYRLPPVLSRFLADFPGVRVSLEFASSKVLAQRVEAGELDLALCSAPDLGTSLHFEILFREEFAVLLPSGHPLGDQPVIHPVDLSTERLLITAGHCPYRRKLEMVMQETEHAGLNTMEIGSMTALKHYVEHGLGIALVPRILLDPLPAGTLTRPLSGSLVDMAFGLLTQTREAMNPACTRLYQHLKQELQQKPE, from the coding sequence ATGGACTTAAGGGCAATTAGAACTTTTCAGCGGATTGTAGAAACCGGCAGTTTTATGCGGGCGGCGGACGATTTGAATTATGCCCAGTCTACGGTCACTATGCAGATCCAGAAGCTAGAGTCGGAGCTAGGCGCCGTCCTGCTTGAAAGGGGGAAGCAGCAGCTTCGGCTGACGGAGGCCGGCAGGCTGTTCTATACTCAAAGCCTCCAGATTGCCAAGGAGGTTACGAAGCTTACGCAGAGCATTCAGGAGCTTCAGACAGGTATCTCCGGTGATATCCGGTTAGGGGTTACAGAGCCGACGGGCAGCTATCGTCTGCCACCCGTATTAAGCCGCTTTCTTGCAGACTTTCCCGGGGTGCGGGTGTCGCTGGAATTCGCGAGTTCAAAGGTCCTGGCACAGCGGGTTGAGGCCGGTGAACTCGACCTCGCCCTGTGCTCCGCGCCTGATCTTGGAACCTCCCTCCATTTCGAAATCCTGTTTAGGGAAGAGTTCGCGGTCCTTCTGCCGTCCGGTCATCCCCTCGGGGATCAGCCGGTGATTCATCCTGTAGATCTGAGCACAGAGCGGCTGCTGATCACAGCGGGGCATTGCCCTTATCGCAGGAAGCTGGAGATGGTGATGCAGGAGACAGAGCATGCCGGGCTGAATACGATGGAAATTGGCAGTATGACCGCATTAAAACACTATGTAGAACATGGGCTGGGCATTGCACTGGTACCCCGAATTTTACTGGACCCTCTTCCGGCAGGAACGCTAACAAGGCCGCTTAGCGGTTCCCTTGTGGATATGGCATTCGGCCTGCTTACTCAGACAAGGGAAGCGATGAACCCCGCCTGCACGCGATTATACCAGCATTTGAAGCAAGAGCTGCAGCAGAAACCGGAGTAG